In Melospiza georgiana isolate bMelGeo1 chromosome 8, bMelGeo1.pri, whole genome shotgun sequence, one genomic interval encodes:
- the AIFM2 gene encoding ferroptosis suppressor protein 1 yields the protein MGARLSLDESVRVVVVGGGFGGTAAASLLQSWAVPFVLVDVRDAFHHNVAALRAAVESGFAKKTFISYSVTFGDSFRQGKVVAIDPERQQVVLSDGEELHYSHLILATGSDGPFPGKFNQVIGMESAIQTYEDMVKEVEKSQRILVVGGGAAGVEMAAEIKTEYPDKEVTLIHSKTALADVELLPSVRQVVKEILLRKGVQLLLGEKVSDIENLRPNQFQKDMVVRTERGTEVVVDMVVLCTGIKINSSAYAAAFGDKMASNGALRVNKHLQVEGYKNIYAIGDCADLKEPKMAYHAGLHANIAVTNIINSLTQKPLKTYEPGSLTFLLSMGRDDGVGQVNGYYVGRLLVTIAKSRDLFVSKSWKNMGQTMPS from the exons ATGGGCGCCCGCCTGTCCCTGGACGAGTCCGTGCGGGTCGTGGTGGTCGGGGGCGGCTTCGGAGGGACGGCGGCCGCCAGCCTGCTCCAGTCCTGGGCCGTCCCCTTCGTGCTGGTGGACGTGAGAGATGCTTTCCACCACAACGTGGCCGCGCTCCGGGCCGCCGTGGAGAGCG GCTTTGCCAAGAAGACTTTCATCTCCTACTCGGTCACCTTTGGGGACAGCTTCCGACAAGGCAAGGTGGTGGCCATAGACCCCGAGAGGCAGCAAGTGGTGCTCAGTGATGGTGAG gagcttCACTACTCCCATCTCATTCTTGCAACAGGCAGTGATGGGCCATTCCCTGGGAAGTTCAACCAAGTCATTGGCATGGAAAGTGCCATCCAGACCTATGAGGACATGGTGAAAGAG GTTGAGAAATCTCAGCGCATCCTGGTGGTGGgaggtggtgctgctggagtgGAGATGGCTGCCGAGATCAAAACAGAGTACCCAGACAAAGAG GTCACTCTCATTCACTCAAAAACTGCACTGGCTGacgtggagctgctgcccagtgtCCGTCAGGTGGTGAAAGAGATTCTCCTCAGGAAAGGAGTCCAGCTGCTGTTAG GTGAAAAGGTCAGCGACATAGAAAACCTCAGGCCAAACCAGTTCCAGAAGGACATGGTAGTGAGGACAGAGAGGGGCACTGAGGTGGTTGTTGACATGGTGGTGCTGTGCACAGGGATAAAGATTAACTCTTCTGCATATGCTGCTGCATTTG GTGACAAAATGGCAAGTAATGGTGCTTTGAGAGTTAACAAGCACCTCCAGGTGGAAGGCTACAAGAACATCTATGCCATTGGGGACTGTGCAGATCTCAAGGAGCCCAAGATGGCCTACCATGCTGGGCTCCATGCCAACATCGCAGTGACAAATATCATCAACAGCCTGACACAGAAGCCTCTCAAAACCTATGAGCCAG GGTCACTGACATtcctgctgtccatgggcagggatgatGGTGTGGGCCAGGTGAATGGTTACTATGTGGGACGGCTCCTGGTGACCATTGCCAAGAGCAGGGATCTGTTTGTGTCCAAGAGCTGGAAGAACATGGGGCAGACAATGCCCTCCTGA